One Cicer arietinum cultivar CDC Frontier isolate Library 1 chromosome 8, Cicar.CDCFrontier_v2.0, whole genome shotgun sequence DNA segment encodes these proteins:
- the LOC101501974 gene encoding naringenin,2-oxoglutarate 3-dioxygenase-like: MASPKTLTTLADENTFESRFIRDEDERPKIAHNNFSNEIPIISIAGIDEANEQREEICKRIVEACEEWGIFQVVDHGVDTKLISEMTRLAREFFALSPEEKLRFDMSGGKKGGFIVSSHLQGEAVQDWREIVTYFSYPIKSRDYSRWPEKPEEWKKVTEEYSEKLMSLSCKLLQVLSEAMGLEKDALTKACVDMDQKVVVNFYPKCPKPDLTLGLKRHTDPGTITLLFQDQVGGLQATKDNGKTWITVQPVEGAFVVNLGDHGHILSNGRFKNADHQAVVNSNHSRLSIATFQNPSPDAIVYPLKIRDGEKSLLEEPITFAEMYRRKMSKDLEIARLKKLAKEKQLQDLEISVKFEAKPMDKILA; encoded by the exons ATGGCCTCACCAAAAACCCTCACCACCCTAGCAGACGAAAACACATTTGAATCTCGTTTTATTCGTGACGAAGATGAGCGTCCAAAAATTGCGCACAATAATTTCAGCAACGAGATTCCAATAATTTCAATTGCTGGAATTGATGAGGCAAATGAGCAAAGAGAAGAGATATGTAAGAGGATTGTGGAAGCGTGCGAGGAATGGGGTATTTTTCAGGTTGTTGATCATGGTGTTGATACCAAACTCATATCAGAGATGACACGTCTCGCTAGAGAATTCTTCGCTTTGTCACCGGAGGAAAAGCTTCGTTTTGATATGTCCGGTGGCAAAAAGGGCGGTTTTATTGTCTCCAGCCACCTCCAA GGAGAAGCAGTGCAGGATTGGAGAGAAATAGTAACATATTTTTCATATCCAATTAAAAGCAGAGATTATTCAAGGTGGCCAGAGAAGCCAGAAGAGTGGAAAAAGGTAACAGAAGAATACAGCGAGAAATTAATGAGTTTGAGTTGTAAATTATTACAAGTGTTGTCAGAAGCAATGGGCTTAGAAAAAGATGCATTGACAAAAGCATGTGTGGATATGGACCAAAAAGTTGTGGTTAATTTTTACCCAAAATGTCCAAAACCTGACCTTACATTAGGACTCAAACGACACACAGATCCAGGTACTATTACTCTCTTATTTCAAGATCAAGTGGGTGGGCTTCAAGCTACAAAAGATAATGGCAAAACTTGGATTACTGTACAGCCTGTTGAGGGAGCTTTTGTTGTCAATCTTGGAGATCATGGTCAT ATTTTGAGTAATGGAAGGTTCAAGAATGCTGATCACCAAGCAGTGGTGAATTCAAATCATAGTCGTTTGTCTATAGCCACATTCCAAAATCCATCACCAGATGCAATTGTGTATCCTCTCAAAATTAGAGATGGAGAAAAATCATTGCTAGAGGAACCAATCACATTTGCAGAGATGTATAGGAGAAAGATGAGTAAGGACCTTGAAATTGCTAGGTTAAAGAAGCTTGCAAAGGAGAAGCAATTGCAAGATTTGGAGATTAGTGTCAAATTTGAAGCTAAACCTATGGATAAGATTCTTGCCTAG
- the LOC101501661 gene encoding uncharacterized protein, with the protein METPSSTTRITRSQASVFPNNKITNTIPVSRKIEDSEKILSKSKGQQQDRSALMDLTNDSPIVGLANGGNVETPSAKMRGSKVKNTPGSGEALLRGQVKTLLQKVEEEAMEILDPTPQMQNLFGNGTDGLASVTPSVVLQQQQSVSQMENEVFDGKCEITKSLLMDFSDKSQVSDASKECTSELSYQEVTQGSGVGSNSIDDDASVWSMQVNTSTNDEDDEEEEIAEEDEEDYYEDFEEEEEYEEDLLLDELCEGLNNIKVNERVVPKFAGKHTRFVYNSDDELVKEEEDVTADSTNILRLKGLPTPEGKHLRFSQEEEGESPL; encoded by the exons ATGGAAACACCATCTTCCACAACAAGAATCACAAGATCACAAGCCTCCGTTTTTCCCAATAACAAGATTACAAACACCATTCCAGTTTCCA GGAAGATTGAAGATTCTGAAAAGATTTTGTCGAAATCGAAGGGACAACAACAAGATCGAAGTGCACTGATGGATTTGACAAATGATTCTCCAATTGTGGGGCTTGCCAACGGTGGCAATGTTGAGACACCGTCAGCGAAGATGAGGGGTAGCAAAGTGAAGAACACACCAGGATCTGGTGAGGCATTGTTGAGGGGTCAAGTGAAGACCCTTTTGCAGAAAGTGGAAGAAGAGGCTATGGAGATTCTTGATCCAACACCTCAAATGCAGAATCTTTTTGGCAATGGTACTGATGGGTTGGCTTCAGTTACTCCTTCTGTTGTTCTCCAACAACAACAATCAGTTTCTCAG ATGGAAAATGAGGTGTTTGATGGAAAGTGTGAGATAACCAAGTCCCTCCTCATGGATTTCTCAGATAAATCTCAAGTTTCAGATGCATCAAAAGAATGCACATCTGAACTGAGTTATCAGGAAGTAACACAAGGAAGTGGAGTTGGTAGCAACAGCATAGATGATGATGCTTCTGTTTGGTCAATGCAAGTTAACACGAGCACcaatgatgaagatgatgaggaagaagaaatagCTGAGGAAGATGAAGAGGACTATTATgaagattttgaagaagaagaagaatatgaaGAAGACTTATTGCTTGATGAACTGTGTGAAGGGTTAAACAAcattaaagtgaatgaaagggTGGTTCCAAAATTTGCTGGAAAacacacaagatttgtttacaACAGTGATGATGAACTAGTAAAAGAAGAAGAGGATGTCACTGCAGATTCAACTAATATCTTACGTTTGAAGGGATTACCAACACCAGAAGGAAAACACCTTCGTTTTTCTCAGGAAGAGGAGGGAGAATCTCCTCTGTGA